The following are from one region of the Francisella opportunistica genome:
- a CDS encoding transposase: protein MVTAGNIHDIVPSPELLKGITNAYILADKAYFSDENVRFLKENGNTVVIPARENYTKDHNIDWHIYKERHLIENFFSKIKHFRRAFSRFDKTCSAFLGFIALASTFIWLR, encoded by the coding sequence ATAGTAACTGCAGGCAATATTCATGATATTGTACCTTCTCCAGAACTTTTAAAAGGGATAACAAATGCTTATATTCTTGCTGATAAAGCATACTTTTCAGACGAAAATGTAAGGTTTCTCAAAGAAAATGGTAATACTGTTGTGATTCCTGCTAGAGAAAACTACACAAAAGATCATAATATTGACTGGCATATTTATAAAGAAAGGCATCTCATAGAGAATTTCTTCTCTAAAATTAAGCACTTTAGAAGAGCTTTCTCCAGATTTGACAAGACTTGCTCAGCTTTTTTAGGTTTTATTGCTTTAGCTAGTACTTTTATTTGGCTTAGATGA
- a CDS encoding PA2169 family four-helix-bundle protein, whose amino-acid sequence MDSKIINILNNLIEVSRDGENGFRTSANNVSDQKLKTILLKRAEGCKEAVKELQKYVVEYGGEVEDSTSILGNLHRGWVNIKSMLTGYNDHAILVECERGEGYAKKAYAEALEVNDIPSNIRELIQKQNDSLLENYTLVCKLKEEYKEKY is encoded by the coding sequence ATGGACTCAAAAATTATAAACATTTTAAATAACTTAATAGAAGTATCCCGAGATGGAGAAAATGGGTTTCGTACTTCAGCTAATAATGTCAGTGATCAAAAGCTTAAAACTATATTGTTAAAGAGAGCAGAAGGATGTAAAGAGGCTGTAAAAGAATTACAAAAATATGTTGTAGAGTATGGAGGTGAGGTTGAAGATAGCACTAGCATCTTAGGAAATTTACACCGAGGGTGGGTCAATATAAAGTCTATGCTTACTGGATATAATGATCATGCAATACTTGTAGAGTGTGAAAGAGGTGAAGGGTATGCAAAAAAAGCTTATGCTGAAGCTTTAGAAGTTAATGATATACCTAGTAATATTCGTGAATTAATCCAAAAACAAAATGATAGTCTTTTAGAGAACTATACTCTTGTTTGTAAGTTAAAAGAAGAATACAAAGAGAAATATTAA
- a CDS encoding IS630 transposase-related protein — MAYSHHFIKKVLKLKPEGVSFLKLSNRFNISVRSIQEWLKGNLPKGTRNKPNTKLDLVKLKQDVLDYPDAYLKERAERLGVSEHCISYNLKKLDVTYKKNSDSPQSRRRQAKIISEKD, encoded by the coding sequence ATGGCATATTCGCATCACTTTATAAAAAAGGTATTAAAGCTAAAACCAGAAGGTGTTAGCTTTTTAAAATTATCAAATAGATTTAATATTAGCGTTAGAAGTATCCAAGAGTGGTTAAAAGGTAATTTACCTAAAGGTACAAGAAATAAGCCTAATACCAAACTTGATTTAGTTAAGTTAAAACAAGATGTATTGGACTATCCTGATGCATACCTAAAAGAAAGAGCAGAAAGGTTGGGAGTTAGCGAGCATTGTATTAGCTATAATCTTAAAAAGTTAGATGTTACATATAAAAAAAACTCTGATTCACCCCAAAGCAGACGAAGACAAGCGAAAATTATTTCAGAAAAAGATTGA